The Cicer arietinum cultivar CDC Frontier isolate Library 1 chromosome 1, Cicar.CDCFrontier_v2.0, whole genome shotgun sequence genome contains the following window.
aattaatagaATCTCCTCATTTTGTATAATGTGCCAACCTGTTTAGCttccttttttttaatgaaatgtttagcTTCCTTTCAAATGTGTAACTAAATGAGAGGTGCAGTTTTGAATGATTATTTTGTCATATAATACAGTAGTAGTTATGAGACTTTCCTTTCAGCATAAAATGCATCGTGTCGTAAAATATACTTGTGAGTTGTCACACCAATCATCCATGCAAGATGATATCAAGagatttgttaattttgattccTAATACAGTAGTAGTTATGAGACCTTGTTTGATCATTGATACACATTTGGATTGGtaacacataaaatatttatccaaatttaAGGCGGCAAACATGGGATTTGCTTATTATATTAGGCGCGCCAAACATGCCATTTTATAAGGGTTTTACGCGCAAAACCTCAGCACGCAATGTTTTGATCACAATAATAGAATAAGTTAATTTTCATACCAAATATCACCTAATTTGGAAGAACTTTAGCTAGCTCCTGTACAAATTAAAAACTTTTCTTAGTCAACATTTGCTTAAATGCAGGAGAAAAACTCATCAAGTCTTCCAAagtaaaataattgttttgcaGATTTTTTGAGAGTTCAACGAACAGCATTTGAGATTAGTTTACTTGGTtactaaaaataacaaatttgtcaataaaaaaatgtattccaCCATTACAATACTCTTTGGTATTCCAAATGTCTGCCAAAACACACACCATTCGTTTATGATTCCTTTTTTCCTTGTTGCGTGTGCATAATATACGTAATATGTTAACAAGTGTATGGGGGCGTATACTCAGACAGTATATACACACCGTTGCTATGAATATCTTATCTGTGAGTAATGTTTAAGTCTTTGTAAGTACTTTTTGAAAATGagattaataaattattctaaCTTATACTATATTTTGTGGCTAAAATAATTCAACCATTGTAAGAATTTTGTTTTCACTGAAAACTATtgtaagattttaaaataatttttgtaacgTGCGTTATTCTAGAAGTATTCCCCCCGTAATTCTAAGTCCCAAATGAATTGTATCTAACGCCACAAATACACAAACCCAACCGAACACAAACAAAGTTGCGTAAGATACCTAGTTGAGAATTGCAGATACTATTGAGTCGAATATGTATGGTGCCTTTCAGAAGTTGCGTCTCTTATGTACAGTACAATACATGGGGTTTTCGGATCCTTTAAGCATCTTCATTCAGCTAAGGAGGAAGATGATTGTCATGCAAATGAGTTGACGCTGCAGCGTGAAATGGAGAAGAAACATTATGGAACAGAACCGGCACCATGCTGTGAAACTGCATTGGCATCATATTATGTGACCTTAGATCAGTAGGCTCCTGTCATAAGCATACACAgacattaaaaatttggaacCATACTTACGTCCAAACCACACTGGTGTTTACAGTCAAGCACGAACTATTATATATTGGGTCGAAAAACTAAACTAGCCTGCTATTCTTTATTTCCCTTCTAAACCCAAAGTCTCATCTCAACCTATATTTGTCATGGATGGGAAGTTAAGAAATGGGGTACTGAAACTCCCCAAGAACATGATTACGAGAATAAACAAATAACCAATTTCAACTAGAGCACTGTTCACCCTAAAATGTTGTGTTACATGGTTAAAaacttgaaaatatttgaagtttgaaataaccaaaatctgtaCAATAGGGTGCAACATACTCACAGGCTTCACACAACTCTCTCCGCCATGGATTGTTGATAAACTCATactttgtttcattttttaagGGGGTAGTTGCTCTCTAATTTATCACATTTCTAAGTTTTGATTCCTATTTTTCATCCATTATTCCTCATTAGCGCAAAATTAGCTTTGTTAAagcaaaaattgtaaaataatacaatttgaTGAGCAATCAGGATTAGAAACAAAACATTTTAGTTGGAGAAGTATCACATGTCATAAAAGAACCCCCTCGACCCGTAATTGCTTTTGgatagtgtttttttttctaatctACTCTCCGGTTCTAATGGTCATTTCAAGGCGGCATTGTTGACAGTTTCAATATGCATGATATTATGTGCACTACGCCCCTACTGTATTCCTAGCATCCTTGTTTCCTTGGTTTTCTTTTGTTTGACTCTAAATTGTTTGTACTTCCCAAATAAGTGTAACCAATTGTTCAATCTCAAAAAACAAGCATTTTTGTGAATTTGATGAATTAGcagaatttatttttgtaaatttgaacACATTATAACTAGATACTTGTGATGACAAGAGAAAAAGTCAGGGCATAGCATACCATTTGTTGAAAACCATCGTTACCACTTGCTGCTCCAAGCTGAGGTACCTATAGCACAAAGAATGCCAAGTCATAGAcagcttttaaaaaaataatacaagaaGATCAATAAGTATTAATCACCAAAATAACCGACCTTTCCTTTATTTCCTTCAACAGTTTCAACGCTTACTAGACTCCTACTAGCCACACCAGTCCTCAGAGCCTTCTTACCCGTATTCATTTTTGGATCCGAGACGTTATCATTAGATGCAATAATAGATTGATACTCTTCTTCAACATTGCAACCAACATGGGTAGCTAAGGCTGCATTCTCAACAGAGTTGTTCAAATTTGCACATTGCTTTAGAGCTTCACTTAAGGCTTCTAAAGCAATATAGTAACTTTCTTGGGATAAAGAACCTTCTTCACCCAATATTATGGCTCGTCTACATAAATCGTTAAATCTCCGGACCTTCGACTGAACCTCTTCCAATTTTTCACCAATAGGATGCCTACTTAAAGCAGCATTTGTCCATCTTTTCAATATATACTTTGTTGGGATGCTAAAAACACCAGACATTTGTAGAACGACAATTGCATGTCTACAGAGGTAACCTTTATATTCAAACAAGTGACAAGAACAGCATATATCTGAGTTTGATGTGTTCCACTCTACCATGTAGTTCTGAATATTTTCAAAGTCTTTCACATTATAAGTAGTAATTACACcatcattttctttctttagaTGGCAAGCAGAAGCGCCTAAAACCTCAAACTGAAACTTTTGAAAGATTTCATGTGTGTAAACTAACAACAGTTGTTTTTCAAAAGGGGAAGGAGACTTTAATTCAGGAGTTTCATGCCAAGCATCAAAATTTGCTTTGGCTTCCTCTTCATTTCTATCTTCAAGAATCAGTCGGTACTGTTCTATAAATTCTCTTAATGAAGTATCAACTTGGacatatttgtcaaaaaaagaatttaaaatttccGAGCGTGAGTTAGAAGACAAGCCCACAAAAGAAATATCCCTCATAAAAGTTGGCACCCAACATGCACGATCATCATACAAGGATTGAACCCACTTAACATCTCTAAGTTTAAACCTGTCAACCAGCTTCCACCATCTCCTTTCAAATTGTTCCTCTGTCCATGATTTAAATATACATTTGTTGAACTTTTCCATAAAACTATCATGCCATGTACTTAAAAATTCAAGCTGTTTTGGTATCTTTTCCAAAACATGCCACAAACAAAAACAATGACGTGTTCCGGGAAAAACAGCAGCAACAGCAGCTTTAATAGCGTCGTTTTGGTCAGTCAGAAACACTTGTGGAGCCCGTTCCCCCATTGCTACAAACCAAGTTTGCAGTAACCAGGCGTAAGTATACACTGTCTCATCAGCTATCAATGCACATCCAAGCAACGTTGGTTGAACATGATGGTTAACTCCAATGAAAAGTACCAATGGTATTTTATACTTGCTAGTGAAATATGTTGTGTCAAAAGAAACAACATcggaaaaataagaaaaatcttCCAAACCTTTAGAATCAACCCAGAACACATTTCTAAGTCGATGCTCTTCGTTCAAATCAACTGCATAGAAGAATTTTGGATTTTCTTCCTGCATGTGCATGAAGAGTTCAAGAAGCAATTGGGCATGCCCTACTTCTAAAACCAAACTTCTTCCTTTGTCATGTTGATGTTTCATCATAAAATTCTCTAAACAATCAACATTCTGATATGAACTAAATAATTTACTACCTGGGGTCGAATTCTTCCTCCGTCGCATCCGAACATCATTACTTAATGGATCAGAATTCCTATGACTTCGAAAGAAATGAGCTTGAGCAGGTAAAAGCTCATGATTATGCTCCTTCACAAAGCTATAAACATACCATTTACCATCTTGTCTTCTCTTAACATGCATGCTAGCTTTACAACCGATTTTCGGGGAAGGGCGTGGATTAATTGCATCATCAGATTGTTGCTTATTACCATATCTTATACATGAAAATTTAGCATCAATAAATTCCTTTGATGCCCTAGATCGGCGACTGCTCAATTTAGCAGTACCAAACCCTACAGATTTAGCATATTCTTTGTAAAATGCATATGCAGCTT
Protein-coding sequences here:
- the LOC101490641 gene encoding protein FAR1-RELATED SEQUENCE 4 — encoded protein: MDSSVVMGNSVQEPNNEMEFESHEAAYAFYKEYAKSVGFGTAKLSSRRSRASKEFIDAKFSCIRYGNKQQSDDAINPRPSPKIGCKASMHVKRRQDGKWYVYSFVKEHNHELLPAQAHFFRSHRNSDPLSNDVRMRRRKNSTPGSKLFSSYQNVDCLENFMMKHQHDKGRSLVLEVGHAQLLLELFMHMQEENPKFFYAVDLNEEHRLRNVFWVDSKGLEDFSYFSDVVSFDTTYFTSKYKIPLVLFIGVNHHVQPTLLGCALIADETVYTYAWLLQTWFVAMGERAPQVFLTDQNDAIKAAVAAVFPGTRHCFCLWHVLEKIPKQLEFLSTWHDSFMEKFNKCIFKSWTEEQFERRWWKLVDRFKLRDVKWVQSLYDDRACWVPTFMRDISFVGLSSNSRSEILNSFFDKYVQVDTSLREFIEQYRLILEDRNEEEAKANFDAWHETPELKSPSPFEKQLLLVYTHEIFQKFQFEVLGASACHLKKENDGVITTYNVKDFENIQNYMVEWNTSNSDICCSCHLFEYKGYLCRHAIVVLQMSGVFSIPTKYILKRWTNAALSRHPIGEKLEEVQSKVRRFNDLCRRAIILGEEGSLSQESYYIALEALSEALKQCANLNNSVENAALATHVGCNVEEEYQSIIASNDNVSDPKMNTGKKALRTGVASRSLVSVETVEGNKGKVPQLGAASGNDGFQQMEPTDLRSHNMMPMQFHSMVPVLFHNVSSPFHAAASTHLHDNHLPP